A portion of the Magnolia sinica isolate HGM2019 chromosome 17, MsV1, whole genome shotgun sequence genome contains these proteins:
- the LOC131231158 gene encoding probable E3 ubiquitin-protein ligase BAH1-like 1 produces MKFCKRYQEYMQGQEKQLPGVGFKKLKKILKRCRREVQPQKERNAILPMHKCPDQCTVCDGTFFPSLLKEMSEVVGCFNERAQKLLELHLSSGFRKYFIWFKSKLQGNHIALIQEGKELVTYAMINAIAIRKILKKYDKVHYSKQGQAFRSQAQSMHIEILQSPWLSELVAFHINLRESKSGKTTVHGLFEDCSLTFDGDKPSLTFALFDSVKLDIDLTCSICLDTVFDPVSLTCGHIFCYMCACSAASVTIVDGLKSAKPKSKCPLCRQEGVYEGAVHLEELSLLLSRRCHEYWEQRLQRERVERVQQAKKHWESQCRAFMGV; encoded by the exons ATGAAGTTCTGTAAGAGATATCAGGAATACATGCAAGGGCAGGAGAAACAGCTTCCTGGGGTTGGATTCAAGAAGCTGAAGAAGATTTTGAAGAGGTGTAGGAGAGAAGTTCAGCCCCAGAAAGAGAGAAATGCGATTCTCCCCATGCACAAATGCCCAGATCAATGCACGG TGTGCGACGGGACTTTCTTCCCCTCTCTTCTCAAGGAGATGTCTGAAGTCGTCGGTTGCTTTAACGAGCGAGCACAAAAATTACTCGAGTTGCATTTGTCTTCGGGGTTCCGAAAAtattttatatggtttaaaaGCAAGCTGCAAGGGAATCACATTGCTCTGATACAAGAAGGCAAAGAACTGGTTACTTATGCGATGATTAATGCCATTGCAATTAGGAAAATTCTGAAGAAATATGACAAG GTCCATTACTCTAAGCAAGGTCAGGCCTTCAGATCACAAGCCCAAAGCATGCACATTGAGATTCTCCAATCTCCATGGCTCTCTGAGTTGGTGGCTTTTCACATTAACTTGAGGGAAAGCAAGTCTGGAAAAACGACTGTTCATGGGTTGTTTGAGGACTGCTCGCTCACATTCGACGGTGATAAACCATCACTCACATTTGCATTGTTTGATTCTGTCAAGTTGGATATCGACCTTACTTGTTCTATCTGCTTG GACACAGTATTCGATCCGGTTTCTCTTACATGTGGCCATATCTTTTGCTATATGTGTGCTTGTTCTGCTGCATCAGTGACCATTGTTGACGGATTAAAGTCCGCAAAACCCAAATCAAAATGTCCTTTATGCCGTCAG GAAGGAGTATATGAAGGTGCTGTGCATTTGGAGGAGCTGAGCCTTTTATTGAGTAGACG CTGCCACGAGTATTGGGAGCAACGGCTGCAAAGAGAGAGAGTAGAGCGTGTTCAGCAGGCAAAGAAGCATTGGGAATCCCAGTGCCGAGCATTCATGGGCGTATGA